CGCGTATGGGCAAAAAACCGCCCAAGCCGTTATGAACGCGTGGATGAACTCGCCCGGGCACAGAGCCAATATCCTGTCCTCAACGGTTACCCAAATAGGCGTGGGCTGCGCAAAGGCCGCCAACGGAACGCTGTATTTTACCCAATTATTTATAAAGCCTTTGTAATTAAAAAAAGACTTTAAAGATTTTTTAAAAGCTAAATTAAAAATATTTCTAACAAAGCCGCCTTTTTCATAAGGCGGTTTTGTTATCTTTGCCCAAAATAGCTAAAAAAATGGCGTTAAATAAACAGTTGACTTATGCGCCATAGGCATATATAACAAAATTGAGAGTAAATAAGGTTTTTTTTGATAAATTGGAGGGAAAACATGAAAGCCGATATCGTAATAGTGGGAGCGGGGCCAGCGGGGATTTTTACGGCTATTGAAATGCTTAGGAACAAATCAACCAAAAAAATAATAATGGTGGAGAAAGGCTTGCCCATAGAAAAAAGGAGATGTCCCAAACATAAAACCTTAAAGTGCCAAAATTGCCGGCCCTATTGCCATATAACAACAGGCTTCGCGGGCGCGGGCGCTTTTTCGGACGGCAAGCTTTCGCTAAGCTGCGAAGTGGGCGGTGACTTGCCCGCATTGATAGGCGAGCAAAAAACGCAAGAGCTAATAGACTATACCGACAAAATATATTTGGAATTTGGCGCGGACCCGAAAATAGAAGGCGTCGCCAACACCGAGGAAATAAAAGAAATACGAAAAAGGGCGATCGCTGCGGGGCTAAAACTGGTTGACTGCCCTATCAGGCATTTGGGCACGGAGAAGGCGCAAGAGATCTATCTTGGGCTGGAACGCTATTTGATTGACAACGGCGTTGAGATTTTGTTTGAGCATGAATGTTCCAACCTTATCTTAAAAGACTCGCGGTGCGAGGGCGTGATAGCTTTTGACGGGGCGAGAAGTTTTGAGATATTTGCCGACCATACCGTTGTGGCGACGGGAAGACGGGGCGCGGATTGGCTGGAAAAAATCTGCCAAGAGCACAAAATAGCGCACGAGCCGGGCGTGGTTGACATAGGCGTAAGGGTGGAGGTGCGCAATGAAGTTATGGAAACAGTCAATAATGTGCTTTACGAGTCCAAGCTTATCGGCTATCCCAAGCCTTTCAAAAATAAGGTGCGCACTTTTTGCCAAAACCCGGGCGGGTTTGTAAGCCAAGAAAATTACGACAACGGCTTGGCTGTCGTCAACGGTCATTCTTACAAAGACTTTAAGTCCCCGAACACAAATCTTGCCATTTTGTGTTCGCACAACTTCAGCCACCCTTTTAATCAGCCCATTGAATACGCGCAAAAAGTGGGCGAATTGACCAATATGCTGGCCGCGGGGCGTATCTTGGTTCAGCGCTTCGGCGATATACTGGACGGCAAAAGGACTTGGGAACATGAGCTGTCGCGGTCAAATCTAAAACCCACCTTGCCCGACGCCGTAGCCGGCGACATTACCGCCGCCATGCCATACAGGGCTATGACCAATATTATCAATTTTATACAGGCGGTGGACCAAGTCGTTCCGGGTTTTGCGTCTATTGAGACATTGCTGTATTCGCCCGAGCTAAAGTTTTATTCCAACCGCGTCAAAATGGACACCGACCTTAACACCAATATACAAGGGCTTCATTGTCTGGGCGACTCAAGCGGCTGGACGCGAGGGCTTATGATGTCGTCCGCGATGGGCGTCTTGATGGGAAGAAAATTGGCCTGAATATCTTAAAAATATTGGCATAAGCATCTTAAGCATAAAATGCTATTTAAAAAAAGACTTATTGGATATAAACTCTTAATAAAGGTTTTGATAATTAAAAAATTGTCATAAATCATAGCTTAAAGGGCTTATGATATTATTTTATAATGAGTTATTAGCCGAAAAATAGTATTAAATAAATCATTACGCGCTTATCTATATGTTATTAAAAAAGGGGAAAAAATAACGATTTTTTTACCTAAAAAAGTATTGTAAGAAAAGACCAAAACTTAAAACGCCTATTTTCTATTACTATAGAATTGTTTTTACGGTCTAAAATTGAATAGAACAAGTTAGTAAAAGTTAAAAAACAAAAAAACGAAAATTAAAGTTGCGTATATACGCATAGGTAATATTATAATCAAGCCTTAATTTTTTATTCAAATAAATTTATTGCCAAATATTATTAGGCGTCAAAATGCCCCAAAAACTTGCCCAAAAACCGCCGATATGATAATATTAAATAGCTTTTTATATACTTTTTTAAAAGATAATTTTGACTTATCAACTAATGGAGAGGTGGTTGAGTGGTCGAAGACACACGCTTGGAAAGCGTGCGTACGGGAAACCGTACCGGGGGTTCGAATCCCCCCCTCTCCGCCATATAAGCACGCAAGCATTGATACAATGCTTGCGTGCTTATTTTATGCCCAAAATGGCTCAAACAACATATTTTACACTAAAAACCGTCAAAAGGTCTTATTTTTAAGGCTTTTTGGCGGCTTTTTTGTTTTCTGCAGTTTGCTTAGGGCATAGAAAATACCCATTTGCTGAATGTAACGGCTGATTTTGTCTTGCACTCAACAAACGGGTACTTGAGGGGTGTTCACTCAACAAACGGGAACAAAGTGGATTTGAACACGGTGTT
This Clostridiales bacterium DNA region includes the following protein-coding sequences:
- a CDS encoding FAD-binding protein; its protein translation is MKADIVIVGAGPAGIFTAIEMLRNKSTKKIIMVEKGLPIEKRRCPKHKTLKCQNCRPYCHITTGFAGAGAFSDGKLSLSCEVGGDLPALIGEQKTQELIDYTDKIYLEFGADPKIEGVANTEEIKEIRKRAIAAGLKLVDCPIRHLGTEKAQEIYLGLERYLIDNGVEILFEHECSNLILKDSRCEGVIAFDGARSFEIFADHTVVATGRRGADWLEKICQEHKIAHEPGVVDIGVRVEVRNEVMETVNNVLYESKLIGYPKPFKNKVRTFCQNPGGFVSQENYDNGLAVVNGHSYKDFKSPNTNLAILCSHNFSHPFNQPIEYAQKVGELTNMLAAGRILVQRFGDILDGKRTWEHELSRSNLKPTLPDAVAGDITAAMPYRAMTNIINFIQAVDQVVPGFASIETLLYSPELKFYSNRVKMDTDLNTNIQGLHCLGDSSGWTRGLMMSSAMGVLMGRKLA